From Schizosaccharomyces pombe strain 972h- genome assembly, chromosome: II, the proteins below share one genomic window:
- a CDS encoding Fe-sulfur cluster assembly protein: protein MLSRGHCCKLKHSFNGLRNVALKRLVGSKAGYRMFPNLIEKRIRRIDDALADGEYENLSEILKYDPLNIIELVQESELRGRGRYGFPTGEKMLSLYKATSSERGRKEKPVVIVNAAENDIGSFKDRLLLRHEPHKIIEGAIIAARAVEASACYLFIRKDYYEETVMMQKCIIQAYAKKLLGKNLLGTSIGLELLIHPGAGSYITGEESALIQSLQGEFPVPDIPINNTITSGLFGLPTLVLNVETVSNLPAIIKKGPKFFISMGRPNNRGTKLFSISGEVNEPNVIEACMSIPLKDLIENYAGGVRGGWNKLVGIFPGGPCSGILNKNQCEQVTMDFDSLKALDSSLGTGSVIVLNDHDQIFESLLNFAKFYSTNTCHTCPVCRDGVEDVIETLKGLKDGHAHLSQLKDMFSKFNMPSSSKVFCGFGDSMRHQIHSIQRNFPDQITFRTKVT, encoded by the exons ATGTTGTCACGAGGGCATTGCTGCAAGTTAAAACATTCATTTAATGGATTAAGAAATGttgctttaaaaagattagTGGGATCAAAAGCTGGATACCGAATGTTTCCTAATTTGATAGAAAAACGGATTCGTAGAATAGATGATGCCTTAGCCGATGGAGAATATGAAAATCTATCCGAAATTCTTAAGTATGATCCACTAAATATT ATTGAGCTTGTGCAGGAATCCGAATTGAGAGGCAGAGGCCGCTATGGATTTCCAACTGGCGAGAAGATGCTTTCCTTATACAAAGCAACTTCTTCTGAGCGAGGGCGAAAGGAAAAACCAGTGGTCATTGTGAATGCTGCCGAAAATGATATTGGATCCTTTAAAGATAGACTACTTTTACGACACGAACCtcataaaattattgaagGCGCAATAATTGCAGCAAGGGCCGTCGAAGCATCTGcttgttatttatttataagaAAAGATTACTATGAAGAGACCGTAATGATGCAAAAGTGTATTATCCAAGCTTATGCAAAAAAGCTGTTAggtaaaaatttacttggCACAAGTATTGGCTTAGAATTACTTATTCATCCTGGTGCTGGTTCATATATTACCGGAGAAGAATCAGCATTGATTCAATCTTTACAAGGGGAATTCCCAGTTCCTGATATCCCTATCAATAACACAATAACAAGTGGGTTATTTGGACTACCGACCCTTGTGTTAAACGTTGAAACTGTTTCTAATTTACCCgcaattataaaaaaaggacccaaattttttatctccATGGGCAGACCAAACAACAGAGGTACGAAACTATTTTCAATATCCGGCGAAGTTAATGAACCAAACGTGATCGAAGCTTGCATGTCCATTCCACTTAAagatttaattgaaaattatgcAGGAGGTGTACGCGGAGGATGGAATAAACTAGTTGGTATCTTTCCTGGTGGGCCATGTTCCGGTATcctaaacaaaaatcaatgCGAACAAGTTACAATGGACTTTGATTCCTTAAAGGCCTTAGACTCCTCGTTAGGTACAGGATCTGTAATTGTCTTAAACGATCACGATCAAATATTTGAGTCTCTTCtgaattttgcaaaattttactCGACAAATACATGCCATACGTGTCCTGTATGTCGTGATGGTGTCGAAGATGTTATAGAGACATTGAAAGGTTTGAAAGATGGACATGCTCATTTATCACAACTAAAGGatatgttttcaaaatttaacatGCCAAGCTCATCCAAAGTATTTTGCGGATTTGGGGATTCAATGCGCCATCAGATCCATAGTATTCAGAGAAATTTTCCTGATCAGATAACATTTCGAACTAAAGTTacataa
- the mas2 gene encoding putative MPP complex alpha subunit Mas2, with protein MLSEYQCLKNIGFSHKTVLKRRLFRKECTPALKSFYSTQDPALNEVRTEKLKNGVTYVCDPRPGHFSGLGVYVKAGSRYETKKFSGVSHFMDRLAFQATERTPVGEMKAKLENLGGNYMCSTSRESMIYQAAVFNDDVKSMSKLLAETVLAPKIQEDDLVHYRDSIIYENSELWTKPDALLGEFAHVTAFQNNTLGNCLLCTPDKVNGITATSIREYLKYFYRPEHLTLAYAGIPQEIAKEITKELYGHLPSSSLPPLEAIPSHYTGGFMGIKKSEAPPVPYQQEFTHVVIAMEGLPVTDPDIYALACLQFLLGGGGSFSAGGPGKGMYSRLYLNVLNQYPWVETCMAFNHSYTDSGLFGMFVTILDDAAHLAAPLIIRELCNTVLSVTSEETERAKNQLKSSLLMNLESRMISLEDLGRQIQTQNGLYITPKEMIEKIDALTPSDLSRVARRVLTGNVSNPGNGTGKPTVLIHGNVDEVGDVFALCKKAGIGH; from the coding sequence ATGTTATCAGAATACCAGTGTCTAAAAAACATCGGGTTTTCGCACAAAACGGTATTAAAACGGAGGCTATTTAGAAAAGAATGTACACCGGcattaaaatcattttacAGCACTCAAGACCCTGCATTAAACGAGGTCCGAACTGAAAAGCTTAAAAATGGTGTAACATATGTTTGTGATCCAAGACCAGGGCACTTTTCTGGTTTAGGGGTTTATGTGAAAGCTGGTTCAAGATacgaaacaaaaaaattctcTGGTGTGAGCCATTTTATGGATAGGCTTGCGTTTCAGGCTACTGAGCGTACTCCCGTTGGAGAAATGAAAGCAAAACTAGAAAATTTAGGAGGTAACTATATGTGTTCTACGAGTCGCGAATCCATGATATACCAAGCAGCTGTTTTTAATGATGATGTTAAGTCAATGTCCAAGCTATTAGCAGAAACCGTTTTGGCACCAAAAATACAAGAAGATGATCTAGTTCATTATCGTGATAGTATAATATATGAAAACTCCGAGTTGTGGACGAAACCAGATGCTCTACTCGGAGAGTTTGCTCACGTTACGGCATTCCAAAACAACACGCTTGGCAATTGTCTATTGTGTACACCTGATAAAGTCAACGGTATTACTGCTACTTCAATTAGGGAATacttaaaatatttttaccGACCGGAACACCTTACTTTGGCGTATGCTGGAATTCCTCAAGAAAtagcaaaagaaattacGAAGGAGCTATACGGACATTTACCCAGCTCTTCTCTACCTCCACTGGAAGCTATACCTTCGCATTATACTGGAGGCTTTATgggaattaaaaaatcggAAGCACCTCCTGTTCCATACCAACAGGAGTTTACACATGTTGTCATTGCTATGGAAGGATTACCTGTTACCGATCCGGATATCTATGCTTTGGCATGCTTACAATTTCTATTAGGTGGAGGTGGTTCATTTAGCGCAGGAGGTCCTGGAAAAGGAATGTATTCTCGATTGTACTTGAATGTTTTAAATCAGTATCCTTGGGTCGAAACATGTATGGCTTTCAATCATAGCTATACAGATAGCGGTCTTTTCGGTATGTTTGTTACCATTTTAGATGATGCAGCTCATTTAGCTGCACCACTAATAATACGTGAACTCTGTAATACAGTTTTGTCTGTCACCTCTGAGGAAACAGAGCGGGCTAAGAATCAGCTAAAAAGCTCTCTATTAATGAATCTTGAGAGCAGGATGATCTCACTAGAGGACTTGGGGAGACAGATCCAAACTCAGAATGGTCTTTATATTACTCCCAAGGAAATGATTGAGAAAATTGATGCATTGACTCCATCCGATTTAAGTAGGGTCGCAAGAAGAGTTCTGACGGGAAACGTTTCCAATCCTGGAAATGGTACTGGAAAGCCAACGGTACTCATTCACGGAAATGTGGATGAAGTTGGAGATGTCTTTGCTCTTTGTAAAAAAGCTGGGATTGGTCATTAA
- the edc3 gene encoding mRNA-decapping enhancer Edc3 — protein sequence MSVADFYGSNVEVLLNNDSKARGVITNFDSSNSILQLRLANDSTKSIVTKDIKDLRILPKNEIMPKNGTKSPSTNSTKLKSAETYSSKNKWSMDCDEEFDFAANLEKFDKKQVFAEFREKDKKDPAKLLVSHNKSPNRNYHHKQNVLGPSVKDEFVDLPSAGSQINGIDAVLSSSSNGHVTPGSKKGSRETLKKKPFVDENIPAELHTTTGDILKPITPEQLSQGIALAIAKTSTDIVVENAAQLLSQFVFSVLGGHKRLSSRNHNSQPLVCILVGSHDHASAAVAAGRRLCAIGIKVVLRLLTPFNVDNRQLLMFQAAGGYIPTENFDQFLNKLTSPIELVVDVLTGFHPSIDKNSHALIQWANDLNVLILSVDIPSGYTVQKKNTAILPKWTLALGAVTTTLAQAALVKQAAGVSVFVGNLGTGSQTWAELGILESQVTGQYLAQISCTSTN from the exons ATGTCTGTAGCTGATTTTTATGGCTCTAATGTTgaagttttattaaataatgacAGTAAAGCGCGAGGAGTAATCACAAATTTCGATTCTTCTAATTCAATTTTGCAATTAAGGCTAGCAAATGATTCAACAAAATCCATTGTCACAAAAGACATTAAGGACTTACGTATTTTgccaaaaaatgaaattatgcCCAAAAATGGTACAAAATCTCCGAGTACAAATTCTACCAAGTTGAAATCAGCGGAAACTTATTCTTCAAAGAACAAGTGGTCAATGGATTGTGATGAGgaatttgattttgctgcaaatttagaaaagttTGACAAAAAACAAGTTTTCGCTGAATTTCGT GAGAAAGATAAGAAAGACCCTGCAAAGCTTCTTGTTTCTCATAACAAAAGTCCTAATCGCAATTATCATCACAAGCAGAATGTTTTAGGACCGTCTGTTAAAGACGAATTTGTAGATCTTCCTTCAGCTGGTTCACAAATTAATGGTATCGATGCTGTTTTAAGTTCTTCAAGCAATGGACATGTCACACCTGGTTCTAAGAAAGGCAGCCGTGAAacattaaagaaaaagccaTTCGTCGATGAAAATATACCAGCAGAATTACACACTACTACTGGTGATATATTGAAGCCTATTACTCCTGAGCAACTTAGCCAAGGCATAGCTTTGGCAATCGCAAAAACGAGTACCGACATTGTTGTTGAAAATGCTGCTCAACTTCTTTctcaatttgttttttcagTCTTAGGAGGACATAAACGATTGTCTTCGAGGAATCATAACTCCCAGCCTTTAGTTTGTATTCTGGTTGGTTCTCATGATCATGCTTCTGCAGCTGTAGCAGCAGGCAGGCGGTTGTGTGCCATCGGTATAAAAGTTGTATTGCGCCTATTAACCCCGTTTAATGTGGATAATAGACAACTCTTAATGTTTCAAGCTGCTGGCGGATATATCCCTactgaaaattttgatcAATTTCTTAACAAACTGACTTCTCCTATAGAACTTGTAGTCGATGTTTTAACCGGTTTCCATCCATCAATAGACAAAAACAGCCACGCTCTTATTCAATGGGCTAATGATTTAAACGTTTTGATACTTTCGGTAGACATCCCTTCAGGATACACggtacaaaaaaaaaacacgGCTATTTTGCCCAAATGGACTTTGGCTTTAGGGGCTGTTACTACTACCCTTGCACAAGCTGCTCTTGTTAAACAAGCTGCTGGTGTCTCTGTATTTGTTGGAAACTTAGGTACTGGCTCTCAGACTTGGGCTGAGTTAGGAATTCTTGAATCTCAAGTAACCGGCCAGTATCTTGCCCAAATCTCATGTACCAGCACTAACTGA